A genomic window from Vitis riparia cultivar Riparia Gloire de Montpellier isolate 1030 chromosome 16, EGFV_Vit.rip_1.0, whole genome shotgun sequence includes:
- the LOC117933773 gene encoding mitochondrial intermediate peptidase, mitochondrial isoform X2, with amino-acid sequence MKVEKDPNLLSKEAKRAAHYLRVDFEKGGIHLAADKLDRVNQLHVDIAHLCREFSENIITDPGSVDIFPASRIPKHLHHLFKPIYGLNSSTLRGSSGSRDNIKEKGFQITTEPGTLSSILQWASDAEVRKMAYIQGNSVPHANLAVLDKLIAARHEIAQIMGYKSYAEFAVRPNMASSPEVVMSFLFEMSKMIRPKADEEFKAIRDFKKARTGQICEDLEPWDEAYFTGMMKSSAYNLDSSVVASYFPLHQCIEGLKVLVESLFGATFRSIPLAPGESWHPDVLKMSLHHPEEGDLGYLYLDLCSRKDKYPGCAHFAIKGGRRLSETEYQLPVVALVCNFAGSRSSSSAKLNHWEVETLFHEFGHALHSLLSRTDYQHFSGTRVVLDLAETPSNLFEYYAWDYRVLRKFARHYSTGEVIPEKLVESMQGARKMFAATDLQRQIFYALIDQTLFGEQLSRQRDTTSVVADLKRQYTSWKHVEGTHWQTRFNHLLNYGAGYYSYLYAKCFAATIWKKLCQEDPLSLATGTALRTKFLEHGGAKDPADLLTDLVGDGILQSRDGGIVPDLTSLCDEMKLEECGQEHVVL; translated from the exons ATGAAAGTTGAAAAAGATCCTAATTTGCTTAGCAAAGAAGCTAAAAGGGCAGCCCATTACTTACGCGTTGACTTTGAGAAGGGTGGAATCCATCTTGCAGCTG ATAAGCTTGATCGAGTTAATCAGCTGCACGTAGACATTGCTCATCTGTGCAGGGA GTTCAGTGAAAATATTATCACAGACCCAGGTTCTGTAGATATATTTCCGGCATCAAGGATTCCAAAACATTTGCACCATCTTTTCAAGCCTATTTATGGTTTAAATTCCAGTACTTTAAGAGGATCTTCAGGATCAAGAGATAACATCAAGGAAAAGGGATTTCAGATAACAACAGAGCCAGGAACTTTATCCTCTATTCTGCAATGGGCATCAGATGCTGAG GTTAGGAAAATGGCATACATACAAGGAAATTCTGTTCCCCATGCAAACCTTGCTGTACTTGATAAACTTATAGCTGCCCGACATGAGATTGCTCAG ATAATGGGGTATAAATCTTATGCTGAATTTGCAGTGCGTCCAAACATGGCTTCATCACCAGAGGTTGTGATGTCCTTTTTGTTTGAGATGAGCAAGATGATCAGGCCCAAGGCTGATGAG GAGTTTAAGGCAATTAGGGATTTCAAGAAGGCGAGAACTGGTCAAATATGTGAAGATTTAGAGCCATGGGATGAGGCATACTTCACAGGGATGATGAAGTCTTCTGCCTACAACTTGGACTCCTCG GTTGTAGCATCATATTTTCCTTTGCATCAATGCATTGAGGGTTTGAAAGTGCTGGTGGAATCATTATTTGGTGCCACCTTTCGTTCGATCCCTCTTGCACCAGGTGAATCCTGGCATCCAGATGTGCTTAAAATGTCACTACATCATCCCGAGGAG GGTGATTTGGGGTATCTTTACCTTGATTTATGCTCAAGGAAGGACAAGTATCCAGGTTGTGCTCATTTTGCCATTAAAGGAGGGCGACGGCTGTCTGAAACAGAATACCAACTTCCT GTTGTAGCCCTTGTTTGTAATTTTGCCGGTTCACGCAGTTCATCTTCTGCAAAGCTGAACCATTGGGAAGTAGAAACTCTTTTTCATGAGTTTGGACATGCTCTTCATTCTTTGCTTTCAAGAACG GATTACCAACATTTTTCAGGTACAAGGGTGGTTCTTGATTTGGCTGAAACACCTTCGAACCTATTTGA GTACTATGCATGGGACTATCGTGTCCTGAGGAAATTTGCCAGACACTATTCAACTGGTGAAGTAATACCGGAGAAATTGGTAGAGTCAATGCAGGGTGCCAGAAAGATGTTTGCTGCAACAGACTTGCAACGTCAG ATCTTTTATGCCTTGATTGATCAAACACTTTTTGGGGAACAACTATCTCGACAAAGAGATACCACGTCTGTTGTTGCAGATCTGAAAAGACAATATACTAGTTGGAAGCATGTGGAGGGTACTCATTGGCAAACCCGATTCAATCACCTGCTTAATTATGGTGCAG GTTACTATAGTTACTTGTATGCCAAATGTTTTGCTGCCACCATATGGAAAAAGCTATGCCAGGAGGATCCACTATCCTTAGCCACAGGAACAGCTCTTCGGACAAAATTCTTGGAGCATGGGGGAGCCAAAGACCCTGCTGATTTATTGACTGATCTAGTTGGGGATGGGATTCTCCAGTCCCGTGATGGAGGGATAGTCCCCGACCTCACTAGCCTTTGTGATGAAATGAAGCTTGAGGAGTGTGGGCAAGAGCATGTCGTCTTGTAA